AAAGGATGCCCATTTAACTGTGATCCTGATGATGAGGAATCTGCATGCAATACATGCAAATCAGACAATGCAGAAATTGAAGAGAAGAAAATGAGAGTAGTAGAACTTCCACTCGGTTCTACAGAAGACCGCGTAGTTGGATCAATAAACATTGAAAAAGCATTAAAAGAAGGTACTCGGGCTTTAGAGCCAGGAATACTGGCAGAAGCCAATAGAAATATACTTTATATTGATGAAATTAACCTTCTTGACGATAATTTAGTAGATGTCCTGTTAGACGCTGCTGCATATGGAATAAATATTGTAGAAAGGGAGGGGATCTCAGTATCACATCCCTCCAGATTTATACTGGTTGGAACAATGAACCCTGCTGAAGGTGAGCTCAGACCACAGCTTTCTGATAGAATTGGCCTGCACATCATAGTGCACAGTATCATGGACATAGAAGACCGTGTTGAAATAATGGCAAGAAGAGAAGAATTTGAAAGAGATCCCACTGCTTTTAAAAGAAAATTCAGTACATCACAAAAAGAGATACTGGATGATATCTTAAATGCTAGAGCATTACTCAAGGATGTTAAAATTTCTCCAGAACTAATGAAAATAATAGCACATGTATGTGTTGACATGGGCGTTGATGGCCACAGGGCAGATATTGCAATACTTAAAACATCAAAAACTATTGCTGCTTACAATAAGCATTTAAAAGTTGATTATAATGATGTCGAAGAAGCTGTGATGCTTGTACTTGGAGAAAGACTTCAAAAATCTTATGATCAAAAAAAGATTAAACAAAAGCTTGAAAAAGCAATTTCAGATACAGAAGATGAACAAAAAGAAGATGAAGATCAAACCCAAGAAGAGCAAGATAATAGTGAAGGAGATTCTGAAACTGCAGAAAATCAGGACGAAAAAGCCTCTGATGATGAAAATCAATCCCAAGAAGGGCAAAATGAAGATGATAGTGGTTTAAAACCTGAAACTGAAGAAAATCAAGAAGAAGTCAATGATGAGGAAGATCAACCCCCTGAAGAGCATGGCAATGTAAACGTTACCCCCCATCCTACTGAGCAGCCTGAAGATCCTGAAAAAGAAAAAAAAGGAATCATTTTGAAAAGTATTGAAGAAGAAGGAACTCCTGTAGATTCTGATGACGACGAAGTCGATATTAAAAAGCTCCTTAAAATGAAAGGTAAAAAAAAGAACAGGTTGTATGGAAAACGGGTCGATTCAAA
This Methanobacterium bryantii DNA region includes the following protein-coding sequences:
- a CDS encoding VWA domain-containing protein, which gives rise to MRLLKNLIFPFSAIVGQENVKKALILNAINPGIGGVLIKGDKGTGKTTAVRALADLLPSLKVVKGCPFNCDPDDEESACNTCKSDNAEIEEKKMRVVELPLGSTEDRVVGSINIEKALKEGTRALEPGILAEANRNILYIDEINLLDDNLVDVLLDAAAYGINIVEREGISVSHPSRFILVGTMNPAEGELRPQLSDRIGLHIIVHSIMDIEDRVEIMARREEFERDPTAFKRKFSTSQKEILDDILNARALLKDVKISPELMKIIAHVCVDMGVDGHRADIAILKTSKTIAAYNKHLKVDYNDVEEAVMLVLGERLQKSYDQKKIKQKLEKAISDTEDEQKEDEDQTQEEQDNSEGDSETAENQDEKASDDENQSQEGQNEDDSGLKPETEENQEEVNDEEDQPPEEHGNVNVTPHPTEQPEDPEKEKKGIILKSIEEEGTPVDSDDDEVDIKKLLKMKGKKKNRLYGKRVDSKTQKGKYIKSKIPKNVSNDIAIDATLRAAAIKSNGSINVKNEHIRHKVRKHGAKASIALVVDISGSMFSQRKANKIKGILNQLIEDINHHNDKISVIGFKGQEAEVIIPTTRRASSFKEQVDNIRVGGTTPLAAGLKKGLELLKKEKFKEEFVPMMIVLTDGMPNVGINDRPAEDALKIAADLKENEIHTIIVNFERSVKYGRDMNMELALASGGRYYDLEDIKDTKCVVSQIVEQERSVL